In the Paenibacillus sp. FSL R7-0337 genome, GATCCTGTAGTGCGCAATCATCTCTTGCAGCGTGAAGCGGTCGAACGCCCCGGCAGCCGCATAATCATTCTCCTCATAGCCGGGCAACGGCGCCTGCTCCCCCCTCGCAAAACAAAGCAACCGGTAAGACATAATGCGGTCATTATCCGTCAGATGCCCTAGCATCTCCTTGATACTCCACTTCCCCGGGGCATAGCGGTAGGCTCCTTGCTCTTCTGTCAGCCCGCCAAGCAAAGTCAGCACCTGCTGAGTCTGCTCTCTTAGAATGACGCTCAGCTCTCCTTCGGGCGGCACCAATGTAATATATCTGGACTGAAATTCGGTGTACTCTCCTTGCGCAGGACGCTGATTCATGGTAAAAACCCCTCTCCAATCCAATTTTTAAGAAATATTTGCCGGAATGTGTCAAAACCTGTTGTTGTATCCTAGCCTATTATGTATAATATCACCAGGATTACAGATTTGTTAATCTATCTCCCGGGAGTGTAAGCATGCTGGATTTTGTGCTTTATATGGTGTTTTCTATCTTGGAAGCATACGCTATGTTTTATTTAGCTTTCAAAGTTTTTAAGATTGATATTTATCCAGTGGAAATAGTGTTCGCAGGCACGATTATGGCGTTTGTATCTTACGCACTTCGTAT is a window encoding:
- a CDS encoding DinB family protein, which gives rise to MNQRPAQGEYTEFQSRYITLVPPEGELSVILREQTQQVLTLLGGLTEEQGAYRYAPGKWSIKEMLGHLTDNDRIMSYRLLCFARGEQAPLPGYEENDYAAAGAFDRFTLQEMIAHYRIVRESTLALADSLAEDVYASTGNFGGIAMSVRAQLCLIIGHERHHLRILNERYLN